The proteins below come from a single Kryptolebias marmoratus isolate JLee-2015 linkage group LG12, ASM164957v2, whole genome shotgun sequence genomic window:
- the prkcsh gene encoding glucosidase 2 subunit beta yields MSCQYLLLLLLFGEVSSVEVQRPRGVPLSKRPLYEENKPFTCLDGSRTIPFDRVNDDYCDCQDGSDEPGTAACPQGSFHCTNAGFRPTFIPSSRVNDGICDCCDATDEYNSGADCQNTCRDLWRKEKESMEKLAEIAKEGFLLKQQLIQEAKRGLEDKKGKLTEVQNSKKDLEEKVEALRTVKETAEQPEKEAKERHLKAWDEQKAVIRMEKDKARMAEVFLELDGDGDGSVSVAELLSHSELDQDSDGSFTEAEAQELLGGVDKVDTAAFETVWGNIKEKYMSESNTDAPAPAEPPQEEIKEPASDVDSETYPDDDNPEEEDEDDEEEDDEMDDGDYKSPPPTQTQEKKDDDEEGTMPPYDEETQNLINVAQKARDEFDEAEKALREVDDNISNLEKEISFDFGPSAEFAYLYSQCYELTTGEYVYRLCPFNRVSQKPKYGGSETNLGTWGKWAGPEDDIYSVMKYEHGTGCWQGPNRSTTVKLTCGTETVVTSTSEPSRCEYLMEFTSPAVCQEPPPMTPDPDHDEL; encoded by the exons ATGTCCTGCCAGTATCTGCTGCTGTTGCTTCTGTTCGGAGAAGTCTCATCCGTGGAAGTTCAACGTCCTCGCGGTGTCCCTTTATCAA aaaggcCGCTGTATGAAGAGAACAAACCCTTCACTTGTCTGGATGGATCCCGCACCATTCCCTTTGACAGAGTAAATGATGACTACTGTGACTGCCAGGATGGGTCCGATGAGCCAG gtaCTGCTGCTTGCCCACAGGGCAGCTTCCACTGCACCAACGCAGGTTTCCGACCAACATTCATCCCTTCCTCCCGTGTCAACGATGGAATCTGTG ACTGCTGTGATGCTACAGATGAATACAACAGTGGTGCTGACTGTCAGAACACCTGCAG AGATTTGTGGCGTAAAGAGAAAGAGAGCATGGAGAAGTTGGCAGAAATTGCAAAGGAGGGCTTTTTGCTCAAACAGCAACTTATCCAGGAGGCTAAAAGAGGTCTGGAGGACAAGAAG GGCAAGCTGACTGAAGTCCAGAACAGTAAGAAGGATCTGGAAGAGAAGGTGGAGGCTCTGAGAACAGTCAAAGAGACAGCAGAGCAACCAGAGAAAGAAGCCAAAGAGCGCCACCTGAAGGCCTGGGATG agcAAAAAGCTGTCATTCGCATGGAGAAGGACAAGGCAAGAATGGCTGAAGTGTTTCTTGAGCTGGATGGTGATGGAGATGGCTC TGTCTCAGTGGCCGAGCTTCTGTCTCATTCTGAGCTGGACCAAGATTCTGATGGTTCATTCACCGAAGCAGAGGCTCag GAACTGTTGGGAGGAGTGGACAAAGTCGACACAGCAGCATTTGAGACTGTTTGGGGTAatatcaaagaaaaatatatgtCTGAG TCGAACACAGATGCCCCAGCACCTGCAGAACCTCCtcaggaggaaataaaagaacCAGCCTCCGACGTTGACTCTGAAACATACCCTGATGATGACAACccagaggaagaagatgaggatgacgaggaggaagatgatgagATGGATGATGGAGATTATAAA tctccTCCTCCAACACAGACTCAAGAAAAGaaggatgatgatgaagaggggACTATGCCACCCTATGATGAAGAAACACAGAATCTCATTAATG TGGCTCAGAAAGCCAGAGATGAGTTTGATGAGGCAGAGAAAGCTCTGCGGGAGGTGGACGATAACATCAG taacCTTGAGAAGGAAATCTCCTTCGACTTTGGACCCAGTGCTGAGTTTGCCTACCTCTACAGTCAGTGTTACGAGCTGACCACTGGCGA ATATGTCTACAGACTCTGTCCATTCAACAGAGTATCCCAGAAACCCAAGTATGGTGGATCAGAAACTAATTTAGG AACATGGGGGAAATGGGCAGGTCCTGAGGATGACATCTACTCTGTGATGAAGTATGAACATGGAACAGGATGTTGGCAAGGCCCCAACCGATCCACCACT GTTAAGTTAACGTGCGGAACAGAAACGGTTGTGACGTCTACGTCGGAGCCCAGCCGCTGCGAGTACCTCATGGAGTTCACCAGCCCTGCTGTCTGCCAGGAGCCCCCTCCGATGACCCCCGACCCTGATCACGATGAACTGTAG
- the pde4a gene encoding cAMP-specific 3',5'-cyclic phosphodiesterase 4B isoform X2 — MSQRKLTRQLRLWESPEGLPHHAPSLTSPLSPEDQSRGHGGSALFRRLKLNRSIQELRRTPHCLCSFDAENGPSPGRSPMDSQASPGLVLHPSFPQSQRRESFLYRSDSDYDTSPKTMSRNSSINSEGHAEDMIVTPFAQVLASLRTVRSNFTILANVTTPTNKRSPVTSQPTVPQATLSDETYQQMARETLEELDWCLDQLETIQTHRSVSEMASNKFKRMLNRELSHLSEMSRSGNQVSEYISTTFLDKQNEVEIPSPTLREREKPMCHISGVKKLTHSSSLSNSTLPRFGVKTEHEEALARELNDLNKWGLNIFHVAEFSNNRPLSCIMFAIFQERDLLKTFRIPVDTFVTYVMTLEDHYHANVAYHNSLHAADVTQSTHVLLSTPALDAVFTDLEILAALFAAAIHDVDHPGVSNQFLINTNSELALMYNDESVLENHHLAVGFKLLHEENCDIFQNLSKRQKQSLRKLVIDMVLATDMSKHMSLLADLKTMVETKKVTSSGVLMLDHYTDRIQVLRNMVHCADLSNPTKPLPVYRQWTERIMEEFFRQGDKERERGMEISPMCDKHTASVEKSQVGFIDYIVHPLWETWGDLVHPDAQEILDTLEDNRDWYQSTIPQSPSPPPVCQDKELNACRDKFQFELTLEESSQTEQGHEEDKNTLNHVAQACGHMDKEEKNEDKEDIMAEENEDIIEEEDEVPMEEEEVEEEQKTRLGKGPEKERLYDTSPVEEEEDSSSQAEDT, encoded by the exons CTTCGACGCAGAGAATGGTCCCTCACCAGGCCGCAGTCCCATGGACTCGCAGGCGAGTCCTGGGTTGGTGCTCCACCCTTCGTTTCCTCAGAGCCAGCGCCGGGAGTCCTTCCTGTATCGCTCAGACTCGGACTACGACACATCCCCCAAAACCATGTCACGCAACTCCTCCATCAACAGTGAGGG GCACGCCGAAGACATGATTGTCACCCCTTTTGCTCAG GTGTTGGCCAGCCTACGAACTGTAAGAAGCAACTTCACCATCCTCGCCAATGTCACAACACCCACTAACAA GAGGTCACCAGTGACCAGCCAACCCACGGTTCCCCAAGCTACACTCTCTG ATGAGACGTACCAGCAGATGGCTCGGGAgactctggaggagctggactGGTGTTTGGACCAGCTGGAGACCATTCAGACCCACCGCTCAGTCAGTGAGATGGCTTCTAACAAG TTCAAGCGGATGTTGAACAGGGAGCTGTCCCATTTGTCAGAGATGAGTCGCTCAGGGAACCAAGTGTCAGAATACATCTCCACTACCTTCCTAG ATAAGCAGAACGAAGTGGAGATCCCATCGCCGACTCTGAGGGAGAGGGAGAAGCCCATGTGTCACATCAGCGGTGTAAAGAAGCTTACGCACAGTTCCAGCCTTTCCAACTCCACCTTGCCTCGATTCGGCGTGAAGACGGAGCACGAGGAAGCTTTAGCCAGG GAGCTGAACGACTTAAACAAGTGGGGCCTTAATATCTTTCATGTGGCAGAGTTCTCTAATAATCGACCCCTCAGCTGCATCATGTTTGCCATCTTCCAG GAAAGAGATCTACTAAAGACCTTTCGTATCCCTGTGGATACTTTTGTCACGTATGTGATGACCCTGGAGGACCACTACCATGCCAATGTCGCCTACCACAACAGCCTTCATGCTGCTGATGTCACCCAGTCCACCCATGTTCTGCTATCTACACCAGCTCTAGAT GCTGTATTCACTGATCTGGAGATATTAGCAGCATTATTTGCTGCTGCCATTCATGATGTAGACCATCCAGGAGTGTCCAACCAATTCCTCATAAACACCA ACTCCGAGTTAGCCCTGATGTATAATGACGAGTCTGTGTTGGAGAACCATCACCTGGCTGTGGGCTTTAAGCTGCTTCATGAGGAGAACTGTGACATCTTCCAGAACCTTAGCAAACGGCAGAAACAGAGCCTGAGGAAACTCGTTATTGATATG GTTTTGGCTACAGATATGTCCAAACACATGAGTTTATTGGCAGACCTCAAAACTATGGTGGAAACCAAGAAAGTCACGAGTTCTGGAGTGCTGATGCTTGACCATTACACCGATCGAATACAG GTGTTGAGAAACATGGTGCACTGTGCTGACCTGAGCAATCCAACCAAACCCCTGCCGGTGTACCGACAGTGGACAGAAAGGATCATGGAGGAGTTCTTCAGGCAGGGAGACAAGGAGAGAGAGCGAGGGATGGAAATCAGTCCCATGTGTGACAAACACACGGCATCTGTGGAAAAAAGTCAG GTGGGCTTCATTGACTACATTGTTCACCCTCTTTGGGAGACATGGGGGGACCTCGTGCACCCAGATGCCCAGGAAATCCTCGACACCTTGGAAGACAACAGGGACTGGTACCAGAGCACTATCCCACAAAGTCCATCCCCACCTCCCGTGTGCCAGGACAAGGAGCTAAACGCATGCAGAGACAAGTTTCAGTTTGAGCTCACCCTGGAAGAGAGCTCTCAGACAGAACAGGGACACGAGgaggacaaaaacacactgaaccaCGTGGCACAGGCCTGCGGTCACATGgacaaggaggaaaaaaacgaGGACAAGGAGGACATAATGGCAGAGGAGAATGAGGACATAAtagaagaggaagatgaggtgccaatggaggaggaagaagtagaagaagagcagaaaactCGGCTGGGCAAGGGGCCTGAAAAGGAAAGACTTTATGACACAAGTCCTgtagaagaagaggaagatTCTTCTTCTCAAGCTGAAGATACATGA
- the pde4a gene encoding cAMP-specific 3',5'-cyclic phosphodiesterase 4A isoform X3, whose protein sequence is MDSQASPGLVLHPSFPQSQRRESFLYRSDSDYDTSPKTMSRNSSINSEGHAEDMIVTPFAQVLASLRTVRSNFTILANVTTPTNKRSPVTSQPTVPQATLSDETYQQMARETLEELDWCLDQLETIQTHRSVSEMASNKFKRMLNRELSHLSEMSRSGNQVSEYISTTFLDKQNEVEIPSPTLREREKPMCHISGVKKLTHSSSLSNSTLPRFGVKTEHEEALARELNDLNKWGLNIFHVAEFSNNRPLSCIMFAIFQERDLLKTFRIPVDTFVTYVMTLEDHYHANVAYHNSLHAADVTQSTHVLLSTPALDAVFTDLEILAALFAAAIHDVDHPGVSNQFLINTNSELALMYNDESVLENHHLAVGFKLLHEENCDIFQNLSKRQKQSLRKLVIDMVLATDMSKHMSLLADLKTMVETKKVTSSGVLMLDHYTDRIQVLRNMVHCADLSNPTKPLPVYRQWTERIMEEFFRQGDKERERGMEISPMCDKHTASVEKSQVGFIDYIVHPLWETWGDLVHPDAQEILDTLEDNRDWYQSTIPQSPSPPPVCQDKELNACRDKFQFELTLEESSQTEQGHEEDKNTLNHVAQACGHMDKEEKNEDKEDIMAEENEDIIEEEDEVPMEEEEVEEEQKTRLGKGPEKERLYDTSPVEEEEDSSSQAEDT, encoded by the exons ATGGACTCGCAGGCGAGTCCTGGGTTGGTGCTCCACCCTTCGTTTCCTCAGAGCCAGCGCCGGGAGTCCTTCCTGTATCGCTCAGACTCGGACTACGACACATCCCCCAAAACCATGTCACGCAACTCCTCCATCAACAGTGAGGG GCACGCCGAAGACATGATTGTCACCCCTTTTGCTCAG GTGTTGGCCAGCCTACGAACTGTAAGAAGCAACTTCACCATCCTCGCCAATGTCACAACACCCACTAACAA GAGGTCACCAGTGACCAGCCAACCCACGGTTCCCCAAGCTACACTCTCTG ATGAGACGTACCAGCAGATGGCTCGGGAgactctggaggagctggactGGTGTTTGGACCAGCTGGAGACCATTCAGACCCACCGCTCAGTCAGTGAGATGGCTTCTAACAAG TTCAAGCGGATGTTGAACAGGGAGCTGTCCCATTTGTCAGAGATGAGTCGCTCAGGGAACCAAGTGTCAGAATACATCTCCACTACCTTCCTAG ATAAGCAGAACGAAGTGGAGATCCCATCGCCGACTCTGAGGGAGAGGGAGAAGCCCATGTGTCACATCAGCGGTGTAAAGAAGCTTACGCACAGTTCCAGCCTTTCCAACTCCACCTTGCCTCGATTCGGCGTGAAGACGGAGCACGAGGAAGCTTTAGCCAGG GAGCTGAACGACTTAAACAAGTGGGGCCTTAATATCTTTCATGTGGCAGAGTTCTCTAATAATCGACCCCTCAGCTGCATCATGTTTGCCATCTTCCAG GAAAGAGATCTACTAAAGACCTTTCGTATCCCTGTGGATACTTTTGTCACGTATGTGATGACCCTGGAGGACCACTACCATGCCAATGTCGCCTACCACAACAGCCTTCATGCTGCTGATGTCACCCAGTCCACCCATGTTCTGCTATCTACACCAGCTCTAGAT GCTGTATTCACTGATCTGGAGATATTAGCAGCATTATTTGCTGCTGCCATTCATGATGTAGACCATCCAGGAGTGTCCAACCAATTCCTCATAAACACCA ACTCCGAGTTAGCCCTGATGTATAATGACGAGTCTGTGTTGGAGAACCATCACCTGGCTGTGGGCTTTAAGCTGCTTCATGAGGAGAACTGTGACATCTTCCAGAACCTTAGCAAACGGCAGAAACAGAGCCTGAGGAAACTCGTTATTGATATG GTTTTGGCTACAGATATGTCCAAACACATGAGTTTATTGGCAGACCTCAAAACTATGGTGGAAACCAAGAAAGTCACGAGTTCTGGAGTGCTGATGCTTGACCATTACACCGATCGAATACAG GTGTTGAGAAACATGGTGCACTGTGCTGACCTGAGCAATCCAACCAAACCCCTGCCGGTGTACCGACAGTGGACAGAAAGGATCATGGAGGAGTTCTTCAGGCAGGGAGACAAGGAGAGAGAGCGAGGGATGGAAATCAGTCCCATGTGTGACAAACACACGGCATCTGTGGAAAAAAGTCAG GTGGGCTTCATTGACTACATTGTTCACCCTCTTTGGGAGACATGGGGGGACCTCGTGCACCCAGATGCCCAGGAAATCCTCGACACCTTGGAAGACAACAGGGACTGGTACCAGAGCACTATCCCACAAAGTCCATCCCCACCTCCCGTGTGCCAGGACAAGGAGCTAAACGCATGCAGAGACAAGTTTCAGTTTGAGCTCACCCTGGAAGAGAGCTCTCAGACAGAACAGGGACACGAGgaggacaaaaacacactgaaccaCGTGGCACAGGCCTGCGGTCACATGgacaaggaggaaaaaaacgaGGACAAGGAGGACATAATGGCAGAGGAGAATGAGGACATAAtagaagaggaagatgaggtgccaatggaggaggaagaagtagaagaagagcagaaaactCGGCTGGGCAAGGGGCCTGAAAAGGAAAGACTTTATGACACAAGTCCTgtagaagaagaggaagatTCTTCTTCTCAAGCTGAAGATACATGA
- the pde4a gene encoding cAMP-specific 3',5'-cyclic phosphodiesterase 4C isoform X4, producing MGVVETIDPAPSPCPSPVPGGYRLPRSSSYSPLQGRPGAELDLGVADGGVGEGGGTTAERRMPLVDLFCETCSRPWLIGWWDQFKRMLNRELSHLSEMSRSGNQVSEYISTTFLDKQNEVEIPSPTLREREKPMCHISGVKKLTHSSSLSNSTLPRFGVKTEHEEALARELNDLNKWGLNIFHVAEFSNNRPLSCIMFAIFQERDLLKTFRIPVDTFVTYVMTLEDHYHANVAYHNSLHAADVTQSTHVLLSTPALDAVFTDLEILAALFAAAIHDVDHPGVSNQFLINTNSELALMYNDESVLENHHLAVGFKLLHEENCDIFQNLSKRQKQSLRKLVIDMVLATDMSKHMSLLADLKTMVETKKVTSSGVLMLDHYTDRIQVLRNMVHCADLSNPTKPLPVYRQWTERIMEEFFRQGDKERERGMEISPMCDKHTASVEKSQVGFIDYIVHPLWETWGDLVHPDAQEILDTLEDNRDWYQSTIPQSPSPPPVCQDKELNACRDKFQFELTLEESSQTEQGHEEDKNTLNHVAQACGHMDKEEKNEDKEDIMAEENEDIIEEEDEVPMEEEEVEEEQKTRLGKGPEKERLYDTSPVEEEEDSSSQAEDT from the exons ATGGGTGTGGTTGAGACCATTGACCCGGCGCCATCCCCCTGTCCCTCACCTGTACCAGGGGGCTACAGGCTGCCCCGCTCCTCCAGCTACAGTCCCCTGCAGGGGAGGCCAGGGGCAGAGCTGGACCTTGGTGTGGCCGACGGAGGCGTTGGGGAGGGTGGTGGGACAACGGCAGAGCGCAGGATGCCCCTAGTAGACCTGTTCTGCGAGACCTGCTCAAGGCCCTGGCTCATCGGTTGGTGGGACCAG TTCAAGCGGATGTTGAACAGGGAGCTGTCCCATTTGTCAGAGATGAGTCGCTCAGGGAACCAAGTGTCAGAATACATCTCCACTACCTTCCTAG ATAAGCAGAACGAAGTGGAGATCCCATCGCCGACTCTGAGGGAGAGGGAGAAGCCCATGTGTCACATCAGCGGTGTAAAGAAGCTTACGCACAGTTCCAGCCTTTCCAACTCCACCTTGCCTCGATTCGGCGTGAAGACGGAGCACGAGGAAGCTTTAGCCAGG GAGCTGAACGACTTAAACAAGTGGGGCCTTAATATCTTTCATGTGGCAGAGTTCTCTAATAATCGACCCCTCAGCTGCATCATGTTTGCCATCTTCCAG GAAAGAGATCTACTAAAGACCTTTCGTATCCCTGTGGATACTTTTGTCACGTATGTGATGACCCTGGAGGACCACTACCATGCCAATGTCGCCTACCACAACAGCCTTCATGCTGCTGATGTCACCCAGTCCACCCATGTTCTGCTATCTACACCAGCTCTAGAT GCTGTATTCACTGATCTGGAGATATTAGCAGCATTATTTGCTGCTGCCATTCATGATGTAGACCATCCAGGAGTGTCCAACCAATTCCTCATAAACACCA ACTCCGAGTTAGCCCTGATGTATAATGACGAGTCTGTGTTGGAGAACCATCACCTGGCTGTGGGCTTTAAGCTGCTTCATGAGGAGAACTGTGACATCTTCCAGAACCTTAGCAAACGGCAGAAACAGAGCCTGAGGAAACTCGTTATTGATATG GTTTTGGCTACAGATATGTCCAAACACATGAGTTTATTGGCAGACCTCAAAACTATGGTGGAAACCAAGAAAGTCACGAGTTCTGGAGTGCTGATGCTTGACCATTACACCGATCGAATACAG GTGTTGAGAAACATGGTGCACTGTGCTGACCTGAGCAATCCAACCAAACCCCTGCCGGTGTACCGACAGTGGACAGAAAGGATCATGGAGGAGTTCTTCAGGCAGGGAGACAAGGAGAGAGAGCGAGGGATGGAAATCAGTCCCATGTGTGACAAACACACGGCATCTGTGGAAAAAAGTCAG GTGGGCTTCATTGACTACATTGTTCACCCTCTTTGGGAGACATGGGGGGACCTCGTGCACCCAGATGCCCAGGAAATCCTCGACACCTTGGAAGACAACAGGGACTGGTACCAGAGCACTATCCCACAAAGTCCATCCCCACCTCCCGTGTGCCAGGACAAGGAGCTAAACGCATGCAGAGACAAGTTTCAGTTTGAGCTCACCCTGGAAGAGAGCTCTCAGACAGAACAGGGACACGAGgaggacaaaaacacactgaaccaCGTGGCACAGGCCTGCGGTCACATGgacaaggaggaaaaaaacgaGGACAAGGAGGACATAATGGCAGAGGAGAATGAGGACATAAtagaagaggaagatgaggtgccaatggaggaggaagaagtagaagaagagcagaaaactCGGCTGGGCAAGGGGCCTGAAAAGGAAAGACTTTATGACACAAGTCCTgtagaagaagaggaagatTCTTCTTCTCAAGCTGAAGATACATGA